Below is a window of Xiphophorus maculatus strain JP 163 A chromosome 19, X_maculatus-5.0-male, whole genome shotgun sequence DNA.
aCACTTTCAAGGCATTATACACATAATGCTGCCCATTTAAGTGGGATTTCCATCAATGGTTGGCTAACTGGTTCCCATTTCAGCCCCAGCTCCTGGGCTTCAGTCCGGCTCTGAAAGGACAGGAGACGGATTCCGATCGCTACGGAATATTTGGCCAGCAGCCTCAACAAATGAAGCCCTCCGTCTCTCAGTTTGACAACAAGGAGAACATGCCAGAGGTCAGTGGGTCATTTTCCCTCCAAAGCATCTAGAAATACTGTTACCATGGCAATAGCATTGCATCTTTCAGGTTAAGTTTGACTCCATTTCATTTAGAATCTCCGAAGTCATTGTTTAAATCTTCTCTGCTTCAAGTGGATTAATGAGGATAAAGACGATAATACCCAGGCTATTAGCTGAAACACATGGATATCGCTGTGAATAGAACTCGCTTCTCTTTTGCAGATGTCTTTGCAGATTcctcaaatttaaaatgtattcttttctctcctcttgttttttttttttttctctttttacactTAGGAGTTCTTTGAATTCAAGAAACCATCCAAGCCCGTGTCTCGGTGTCGCGGGCGTTCCTTCAACGGAGGACATTTAAAGGACGCCTTCGCCGCCCGTCCTAGCTCCGCTCCAGCTCTCATGGTGAGAAAACGTTTGAAGAATCCGTCCATGTTTGTTCTAGAGCATGGACGCttttagaaagaaacaaatgttgttttctttattttgtttcttattcGCAGCTCTCTTCACCTCCGCCAGTCCAGCAGCTTGAATACGATTCAAGCCCCGTTTTCCTGAGGCGCTCCTCCCTGACCTCCTCTCTGAACGACGACGAAGACGACGGCTTTTTGGATTATGACAACATGGCGGTAAGATGCCGTACAAACGTATATGgatttagtttaaaaagaaaaagaaatggaaaataatttcatcAAGGGTTTCTTGCAGGATGATTCTGGGATGCCAACAGGAATGGCGAGCTTGCTCACTGCACCACTTGTGGCTGACAATACAGGAGAGGACTCTgtaagttattaaaatatgcaCCAGTGTCAACAAAGATGTGAAATGAAGACTGGTTTTTAGAAATGATCTGTTTCTCCGCAGCCCATCGTCCGGTGTCGGCCACGGAACTTGTTTCGGTCGCCCTCCATGCCCAGCCCGGTGACCCGCCCCGCCGTGAAGCGTCCTGACTGCCCTGCCGATGAAAACACTCCTGTGAGGGTGAAGAGGCGGCGGAGCGTCGCGGGAACACCTTTAACCAAGCTGGACCAAAGTCCAGAATCTCCAAGAACGGTGAGTTTCTGTGCTTAAAGGGGAGGAAATGTAAACTATCGATAATTTCCCAATGCCCAACATATGCAAGAACTTTAGTTGCTCACAAGCTATTCTGCGCTTCAGCAGGATTTGAGTGTCTaggtgtgtaaaaatgtttcatgtatTCTGTCCTGATGCTGTAAAGATGTTTTCCTGTGGGTtacatttttcagtctgttttctATTGCCTATAAAATTATCTTAGCAAATGCTATGATGTCATATACTGTGGAGCTGTTAAACAAGGTCTTGACTTCCAGCTAATTAGTTCTGTGAATCCTCCATTTTCCTCGCAGTAATTTTTGCAGTTCAGTTATGCCGAAGTTGCAAGTGgacaagtcaaaatgtttgcattaatCCACAACATCAGAGcctctttattttttgctgtaatgTACCCACGTTGGAGAGGAAAGTCTGTTTGTAAGGAGAACTTAAGGACGAGTGCCTCAGCAACCTTTGCACACTAGCCAGGGATTTTTCGAAAGACTTCGTCTCATTGAGGCGTTAGTTCATCTGTGTTTTAAAGATCAGATTTGACATGTCAACATGTCTGCAGTGGGATTTTTACTTAGTAAGAATTTTAGTATTAATATTAGTAAGAATGTCATTCTTACTAATTTGCTCAGTCTGCAAATCGTCCAGTTAGTCACCAGCCAATTTGTTGAGTCTTTATCAGAGCCATTCTCTAATTGCCATGGAAATCCAGACCTACAATGTCCTAACTGAATAGCTCTGAAAACGGCATCCATCTTGGTTTGCTGATTTGTTAGAACATGCATCCTTACTTCCACAACTTCCTCCTCAATCCTTTTCTATTCTACTTCCAGAGTTGTTCGCTGCTCCAACGGTCCAAGTCCTTCTGTCACGCAGAGATCGAGAAGCTTCTGGACAAGTCGGACGGCTCCAATGAGCTGATCGGAGACTTCACTAAGGTTAGAGAGACTGAAACCCTTCGCTCTAGTTGTTGTTTAAAGAAGGAAACAACTTTTCCAATCCAAttacctttttgtctttaagCCTTTCGTTCTTCCAACGGTGGACGGAAAACATCAAGACCTCAAGTACATTACCTCAGAAATGGTGACTACTCTCATCCTGCCTCGTTCAACCATGAATCCATGAACTGGTTGCATGGATACATTATGTTTTCATAACTTTATCGGGCGTTCTGTCGACTTGTAGATGGTGGCAGCTCTCACCGGCCAGTTTGATCACCTCGTAGATCAGGTCATCGTCATAGACTGCCGCTACCCCTACGAGTTTGAAGGCGGACACATCAAGGTAAGTCAACCCAttgaacagaataaataaatgtactgaacTTTCTCTTCAGTTTTAACCTAATGAGGTAGAAACATGTATAAAGATGATTTCTTTGTATTCTGAGCTGTCCCTGTTCCGTCTCAGGGGGCTTTGAACCTGCACCAAGAAGACCAAGTGGAGGATTTCCTCTTCAAGACCCCCATCATCCCCTCCTCCACAGAGAAGCGAGTTGTCATTGTCTTCCACTGCGAGTTCTCGTCGGAGCGCGGCCCTCGAATGTGCCGCTTCGTCAGGGAACAGGACCGTGCCGTCAACGTGTATCCCAATCTCCACTACCCCGAGCTTTACATCCTCAAGGGCGGATACAAAGACTTCTTCCCTTTTTTCCAGGTAGTTCAGCTACAGATTCCCTTCATGCTGATGACATGGAGTTCTAGGCCTGATTCGTcatttttctgggtttttgcATGTCTCTGTAGTCTCAAatgaatatactgtattttccgcactataaggcgcaccttcaatgaatggcctattttaaaacttttttcatatataaggagcaccgcattataaggcgcatagaatagacgctacagtagaggctggggttacgttatgcatccattagatggaactgcgctaaagggaatgtcaacaaaacagtcagataggtcagtaaaactttattaataattacaaaccagcgttctgaaaactcaattcattcccaaaatgaatgaacagctgttttattattttccccaaggtaaagtcagtgacgtggtattttcgtgacacagtttatcttttaactacagcaaggtataacatatagtggaggggaacttttcctcgattcaacaaacacgtaaaaaacagtctgatactgttacggtaaatcaaacgttggtgcaatcacaatatatatccacttctgcaccattgattcgttcatgttaaattctctggctgctgctctgttcccgtgttctactgcgtcactgatcgccttgagtttaaactctgcgtcgtcagcgtgtctcttaataggagccattttggggtctttacacaaacacacaaatggaaatgaaacaGGATATATATCCCAGCATGCACCGcgcttttcttcttctacgggggaaaatgaagtcggcagctgcttaccgtagttgtgagacctgttgtggctcaatactGGTCAATATATAAGGcacaccggattataaggcgcacagTTGGCTaatgagaaaattgaaggtttttaggtgcgccttatagtgcggaaaatacggtatgtAAAATTAAGTTCTAACaatattttcatcaaaaaaaagGTGACCTTTTAATGTTtcaaggtcttaaattttgtcgataggactatttaatctttacatatagttttttttttttcatgagaaTTTAATGTCAGTTCTGTGACTCGAGGCTAACTTGCTGGTAATGTACCATTGCTGGTAAGctagctttttttgtgtgtgtctatCATGGACAGGTGCAAGCTGGACAAAGCTACTTTTATCATAATTTACAACAGACGTATTTGTCAATTTTACTATTGCTAGGTTAAAgttgtggtgtgtgtgtgtttgtctaaaTGTGTGTTCTTGTCCCGTCCAGACCCAGTGTGAGCCCCAGTCCTATCGGCCGATGCACCACGAAGACTTCAAGGACGACCTGAGGAAATTCCGCCTGAAAAGTCGCACCTGGGCCGGAGAGCGCAGCAAGCGGGACATGTACTGCCGCCTGAAGAAATGGTGACGACCAGCTCCTCTCATCCTCCTCCCTAACCTTCCTCCCCATACAAATGGACTCAGCAGGCCCTCCCCATGCAGCCCACCCACTAGAAAGGCCTTTTTGGATAACACCAACAGAaaggggcttttttttttttttcttcttcttcttttatttccccccctttttaaaaattttttttagcaaatccCCCAAGTTTTGTTTACGTATTTATGCTCCATTTCCAGATGGGGAAAGACTTGAAAGGAAAGAAGCTTCCTCCTTCACAGAGGGCTGACGTTCTACAAAGTGACTGTGTTTTAAGAAAACCACTTGGACCTATTGCTCAtgtttacttgtttgtttttctttatatatatatatatatatatatatatatatatatatataattttgattGATCTGGAAGCACAAATCAGTGACATTGCAATAATACAACTGAACCAAATGATAAATCAcgtcttttattattattattttccctgCCATTTTAAGCACTTGATTTTAACACCATGAGGTGCTTTTTTTCCTACTCCTTTGTAATGTATATTGTTTTTACGATTTGGGcctcaattttttatttttttttttcgataTCATTGTAGTACCTTTTTCAGGATTTCCAAAAAATGCTAATTAGATTTTGTAGTggcatgcaaaaaaaagatgaagtcagatattttctctcctctccttcctgaCCAAATGCAATACTTGTTCATTTCTCTCAGTGAAAATACCAAAGCAAACCAAACTACCTGTTAACTGCACTGTTCAAGTTTTTTCTTATGCTGCAGGTCGGCAAGAGTGAAAAGatctttgatttttatctttctttttttctttgctgtgacTTCTTAATTTTCAAAGTTAAAACGGTCTTTGCCCTGTTTCTGAACCTGTGTGAGTGTCAGTAGGGGGGCTTCAGTATTTTGGTGCAGGCTTGTGGTGGAGCTGCTGAAATAAAGATCCTATATGAATTCAGACGGGTTTGAAGCCTTTCTGTAAAATGTGGAATCAGGTCACAGGTATTCTTGGAtatcagttattttattttttctattaatgCAAGTTATTTTTGAGGATAgactagtttgtttttttttatttcccccttttattttaagcaattaATTTGAAggtaattttaatgtttttttattgcctaCGCACCCCGGCTCAGTTTGGGATTTCTCCGGTTGAATTTCAATctggccaatcagcgaacagaagaagTCATGAAAGATGACGTTGTGTTTATTTATCACTTttgtctgcctgtagttttggCAATGGCAACAAGGGAAATGAACGAAGTAGttcagtctgtgtttttttttttttttgtttaaaaattattattagttCAGTCCTTGTTGGCCAGGCTCCTAATAATGAATTGAGTTAGACTGGAAGGACGAGCTCCGGAAATCTTGCCTGAAAAGTCGCACCTGGGCCGGAGAGAGCAGCAGGCGGGACAAGtactgctgtctgaagaaatggtGACGACTTCCTCTAAAACGTGGAATCAGGTGTAAACCAGTGTTAAAAATACAAGAAGGaatcaataataaatattgatttcatATCTTATTCTACAATAGGATTGCGTCAGTTACTGACAGCTATCGGTTGCTTCTGCTTATAGCCTGCAAAAATCTTGCAAAAGTAGATGGAGAAACttagaaatcaaacatttctgctACGGATGGATTGAAACCCGCGTCATGTAGCATCAgtcaggtgtttttttgttttttttgtggtgcCGTATCGACccataataaaaagaaaatctaaaatttgtGGCAAGAAGTTTGGACTCCCCTGAAATGGGGTGTATGTATGAACATTTTGAGTCTGTTTTGGATTAAAGAAAGTCACCAATAAATTCttattgattaataattgcAGTTATATTCCACATCCTGGAAAAagagcatatatatatatatatatatatatatatatatatatataaaatcatcACACTCTAAGGAGTGTATCTAAACTTCTGATCTCTGATGTAAGAAATAGGTTTGTGAATTATTTACAGTGTGAATGCTTCCCACAGAGTGTCCCAGCTAAAAGCTTTCATGATTCAGAAACTTTGAggaaagtgtttctttaataATAGAAACTAAATTCTTTCTATAGGATCAAAGCAGCTGCAGTCTCAGTTCAGATTTGAATTACTTTCAGATttgtttgtggggtttttttccccaccgaCGTCCGCTTATCTAGACGGCTCCATAAACCTGCAGAGCGAGCCTCCGGTAGAGAAGCTTGTTTCCATGTTTGAACTCTAAGTGTAGCACATCTGCTCTTTTGTTTGCTCCTCTGCTCTGCTTGGCGGGGCCCGCTGGTCTTCCTGCACACAGAGctgctcttattttttttcaaattctccCTCCAGCAGCCAGCGTGGGGCGTGGCCTCTTTGTTCCAGCACGTGTCCGCTCCCTCCTCcgacacacacgcacgcacgcacgcacacacacacacacacacattcctttCTTTGGAGGCAGACCCTGGCTGCATGACGGGCCTTGACGAGAGTTTAACAGTTCTCCcgttaaagaaacaaaacaaatattcagaGCACGTGTTGTCGGAAACGTGACCCATCCTAGAcgctgcacaaacacaaaatctttcaaAGTAGTTTTGGTCCATTTTCtatcttagtacacctgaaatgagacaaaagcttttcagcaagaccagagcttgttttaagtcaatcatttaaaaacatgtactagttccactggcagattatttcatctaTAACAAAGGAAAAATGTCATAAGTAAAATAATGTTCCAGTGGAATGAGTGTTTCTCATCagcattaaggaattattgacttagaacaagttacctgtaagttagttttgtcttccttcacgtgtactaagatatttgcccTAGAAAGTACATaaaatttttaagattttttttcagtggagaGCAAGTGTTAGAAAAACACATATTTGAGTCTTACAAGAACTGATCAAGAAAGCACACAGTCACTCATTACAAggacatataaaaataaattgaccCAATGTCAAACTAGGAAAGTCTTTAAAGACACGTTAAATTCCCCGATAGATGAAAATGCTTTGACCTCAGTGAAGGATTATTACTTTGAAATCAATTAATCTGAGCAAATTCTGATCAATTCTGGCATTTTTAAAGGGAAAGCAAGTGCAGTTTTGTACATAAAAACATCCCAGCGTCGTTTTCTGATCAGGTTTTGACGATATGCAGCTTGACCGCAGCCATAAAAAGCCTCAACCCAAAGCCGGACCGCTCCctatgaaaaatgacaaagctTGGTTGTTTTACTGGCACTGGCTTGACTGAaaacacttttaacatttttgataaagttGATAAagtaaagatacattttttttttgctgttgttcgCTGGATTGGAAACATGGCCGACACGAAGACGTTCAGGCCGTACTGGTGACGCGTCCAATCATTGAGCAAATAAAGTTGTAGTAAAATGCTCACAAGGTCAAGCGTTAGCGATTAGGTCAAATCAGATCCAGTCATTTAAAACCTCGACAGCGTCCACGGCTCCAGAAAGCACTCATCTCTCAGTAGCAGAGGGTCCAGACGCTCAGTGTGGGCAGAACAAGGGACTGGATTTTACTAGGTTATATAAACTGTATAAATctcttctagaaaaaaaatcatttgatttTTAGTTACCTGgatttgttatttaatggatatgtgaattttaaatattttgacatcagcAGAGTATCAACATGCATGTTTGtcatggaaatgcagcttatggCCTGATGTCTGTTCTTAAATTAGCTGTGATGTGTTGGGATATATCAGCCTACTTCAAGTTGTCACAAAGGTTCTATTCAATTGATTCTGTATGTTGTCACCCTTCTGAAATAATGGCCTTAAAGATGATTTAGGCAAAAACAATTTAGGCCATTTGTATCAAAAATTACTTGGGCGATTATTTTAAGAAGGTGACGATATGTACGTAGGACAGAAGCTGCCCTTTGCATGTACTtacacagaaaactgaaatgatACAAGGCTGAACCTGGCACCAAAAAACCTCCAGCCTTGCTGCGACCTGTAACCACCGGGTTGCTGAGGCGTTGACAGTAAACTGACAAACCAGCCAGTAAATCAACCAGCCTTGCAACCCGTCAATCAAAGCATGCAGCCCAGGCACGGTGTGGCCCGTGGGCGTGCAGGAATGAACTTTGCTTCTGAGGGTTTTTCAGGAACCGGCGCTTTCTGCACATCGTCTCTTTTGCGATTGATGATATTGTCACATGCCGAGGATGTTTTCATTCCGCCTTGTCAAGAATGCGCACAGcagaccaaaataaataaataaatgctgaaacGTGCAGTTTTTAAGCTTTCTCTATTTCAAACTGGCGCGCCTCGT
It encodes the following:
- the cdc25b gene encoding M-phase inducer phosphatase 2 isoform X3 encodes the protein MEPRFGSASPQSVAFKSRPNAIPGLSSLNLPDVSGRSSHCRNLFSPGPATVLSPVTNLALDMNNLAGLGSQSDTPKRRNHPPLEKVPSFASDVSSDAGLGLDLPSPVDGEVEDTFEKAIQQSRRVFNEKKPIRRINSLPPQLLGFSPALKGQETDSDRYGIFGQQPQQMKPSVSQFDNKENMPEEFFEFKKPSKPVSRCRGRSFNGGHLKDAFAARPSSAPALMLSSPPPVQQLEYDSSPVFLRRSSLTSSLNDDEDDGFLDYDNMADDSGMPTGMASLLTAPLVADNTGEDSPIVRCRPRNLFRSPSMPSPVTRPAVKRPDCPADENTPVRVKRRRSVAGTPLTKLDQSPESPRTSCSLLQRSKSFCHAEIEKLLDKSDGSNELIGDFTKPFVLPTVDGKHQDLKYITSEMMVAALTGQFDHLVDQVIVIDCRYPYEFEGGHIKGALNLHQEDQVEDFLFKTPIIPSSTEKRVVIVFHCEFSSERGPRMCRFVREQDRAVNVYPNLHYPELYILKGGYKDFFPFFPDPV
- the cdc25b gene encoding M-phase inducer phosphatase 2 isoform X2, which gives rise to MEPRFGSASPQSVAFKSRPNAIPGLSSLNLPDVSGRSSHCRNLFSPGPATVLSPVTNLALDMNNLAGLGSQSDTPKRRNHPPLEKVPSFASDVSSDAGLGLDLPSPVDGEVEDTFEKAIQQSRRVFNEKKPIRRINSLPPQLLGFSPALKGQETDSDRYGIFGQQPQQMKPSVSQFDNKENMPEEFFEFKKPSKPVSRCRGRSFNGGHLKDAFAARPSSAPALMLSSPPPVQQLEYDSSPVFLRRSSLTSSLNDDEDDGFLDYDNMADDSGMPTGMASLLTAPLVADNTGEDSPIVRCRPRNLFRSPSMPSPVTRPAVKRPDCPADENTPVRVKRRRSVAGTPLTKLDQSPESPRTSCSLLQRSKSFCHAEIEKLLDKSDGSNELIGDFTKPFVLPTVDGKHQDLKYITSEMMVAALTGQFDHLVDQVIVIDCRYPYEFEGGHIKGALNLHQEDQVEDFLFKTPIIPSSTEKRVVIVFHCEFSSERGPRMCRFVREQDRAVNVYPNLHYPELYILKGGYKDFFPFFQTQCEPQSYRPMHHEDFKDDLRKFRLKSRTWAGERSKRDMYCRLKK
- the cdc25b gene encoding M-phase inducer phosphatase 2 isoform X1 — encoded protein: MEPRFGSASPQSVAFKSRPNAIPGLSSLNLPDVSGRSSHCRNLFSPGPATVLSPVTNLALDMNNLAGLGSQSDTPKRRNHPPLEKVPSFASDVSSDAGLGLDLPSPVDGEVEDTFEKAIQQSRRVFNEKKPIRRINSLPPQLLGFSPALKGQETDSDRYGIFGQQPQQMKPSVSQFDNKENMPEEFFEFKKPSKPVSRCRGRSFNGGHLKDAFAARPSSAPALMLSSPPPVQQLEYDSSPVFLRRSSLTSSLNDDEDDGFLDYDNMADDSGMPTGMASLLTAPLVADNTGEDSPIVRCRPRNLFRSPSMPSPVTRPAVKRPDCPADENTPVRVKRRRSVAGTPLTKLDQSPESPRTSCSLLQRSKSFCHAEIEKLLDKSDGSNELIGDFTKPFVLPTVDGKHQDLKYITSEMMVAALTGQFDHLVDQVIVIDCRYPYEFEGGHIKGALNLHQEDQVEDFLFKTPIIPSSTEKRVVIVFHCEFSSERGPRMCRFVREQDRAVNVYPNLHYPELYILKGGYKDFFPFFQTQCEPQSYRPMHHEDFKDDLRKFRLKSRTWAGERSKRDMYCRLKKW